One part of the Bacteroidales bacterium genome encodes these proteins:
- a CDS encoding family 16 glycosylhydrolase: MMKNIILFTIILFALNSFAQRTPQISVRDFSSVLNSEYKQGWKLVFKDDFNSFDNTKWDIDEDNLYGAEKISIIRGSNVKAENGNLKLKAKKEDILYDNIGYKYSSGEVLTKSNTPFQYGYYEIRCRVPRGNGFHSAFWLYGCEHDINAQTYGQSHEIDVFEMSGTMNIKNTHKKDLATNYRKFEENNNYNETFHIYTADSYYSSMWHTYAIEWTPEEIIWFLDNKPVRTVKSNPSSPFDIAKMIPLRIWLTLGIGPYEIPDSQTNLPATFEIAYIRVYQKDVVNPSDNELKYIDDPNLYITKPEINGSTILKNNICYTFSVKNPVSGYHYYWEIDNAGNISGAWGTSISALIKPGYRTTVLSVKAIDPSTWKSSKRYIVLSDRLNTNFDVNKFVRNSSNKVNVSMTPHYSIGTHRWYLYKADEKGNIISSVIQSSTSKTPTFTNLTPYQLYVVKHGVYDSYHSWSETRKVIYPKAYTFFTCNINSNSIYNFNVNPFAQPWVDYNKNDYSHLWKLYESDAFGNESSFILKQTKTGTNPTFSGLTQGKYYTIKHGVWNSCFPWKEHRKVVYMSGGSPLFKSTNISKEDTENIKSKFNIYPNPTKDIVNIEYLGSNELIEFVKILNLMGQEVFVKYNPNSNKTQIDLSSFNKGLYIINVKTTKNNFIDKIVIE; the protein is encoded by the coding sequence ATGATGAAAAATATTATTTTATTCACAATTATTCTTTTTGCACTGAATTCATTTGCACAAAGAACACCACAGATTTCGGTAAGAGACTTTTCTAGCGTTTTAAATTCAGAATATAAACAAGGGTGGAAATTGGTTTTTAAAGATGATTTTAATTCTTTTGACAATACAAAATGGGATATTGATGAAGATAATCTTTATGGTGCGGAAAAAATCTCTATTATTAGAGGATCCAATGTAAAAGCTGAAAATGGGAATTTAAAATTAAAAGCAAAAAAGGAAGATATTTTATATGATAATATTGGTTATAAATATTCATCTGGTGAGGTTTTAACTAAATCTAATACACCTTTTCAATATGGTTACTATGAGATTAGGTGTAGAGTTCCAAGGGGTAATGGCTTTCATTCGGCTTTTTGGCTATATGGTTGTGAACACGATATTAATGCTCAAACATATGGACAAAGTCATGAAATTGATGTTTTTGAAATGTCAGGAACAATGAACATTAAAAATACACATAAAAAGGATTTAGCAACCAATTACAGAAAATTTGAAGAAAATAATAATTATAATGAGACATTTCATATATATACAGCAGATAGTTATTATTCTAGTATGTGGCATACTTATGCAATAGAATGGACTCCGGAAGAAATAATTTGGTTTTTAGACAATAAACCCGTGAGAACAGTTAAGTCAAATCCTAGTTCACCTTTTGATATTGCTAAAATGATACCTCTTAGAATATGGCTTACTCTTGGTATTGGACCTTATGAGATACCAGATAGTCAGACTAACTTGCCTGCCACATTTGAAATTGCCTATATACGAGTTTATCAAAAAGATGTTGTTAATCCAAGTGATAATGAACTTAAATACATTGATGACCCAAATTTGTACATTACCAAGCCGGAAATTAATGGAAGCACTATTCTCAAAAATAACATATGTTATACATTTTCTGTTAAAAATCCAGTATCAGGTTATCATTATTATTGGGAAATAGATAATGCTGGTAATATTTCTGGTGCTTGGGGAACATCTATAAGTGCACTAATAAAGCCTGGTTATAGAACTACTGTTTTATCAGTAAAAGCAATTGATCCTAGTACATGGAAATCAAGTAAAAGATATATTGTGCTTTCAGATAGATTAAACACGAATTTTGACGTAAACAAATTTGTTCGCAATTCAAGCAACAAAGTAAATGTTTCTATGACACCACATTATTCTATCGGAACACATAGATGGTATTTATATAAAGCTGATGAAAAAGGCAATATTATTAGTTCAGTAATTCAAAGTTCTACAAGCAAAACACCAACTTTTACAAATTTAACTCCATACCAATTATATGTAGTTAAACATGGAGTATATGATAGTTATCATTCTTGGAGTGAAACTCGAAAAGTTATATATCCAAAAGCTTATACTTTCTTTACTTGTAATATAAATTCAAATTCAATTTATAATTTCAACGTTAATCCATTTGCGCAACCTTGGGTAGATTATAATAAAAATGATTATAGTCATTTGTGGAAATTATATGAATCTGATGCATTTGGAAATGAAAGTAGTTTTATTTTAAAACAAACAAAAACCGGTACAAACCCAACTTTTTCCGGGCTTACCCAAGGTAAATATTATACTATAAAACATGGCGTTTGGAACAGTTGTTTTCCATGGAAAGAACATAGAAAGGTAGTATATATGTCTGGTGGTTCACCCTTATTTAAATCAACAAATATTTCTAAAGAAGATACAGAAAATATAAAATCAAAATTCAATATTTATCCAAATCCAACTAAAGATATTGTTAATATTGAATATTTAGGAAGTAATGAATTAATTGAATTTGTTAAAATATTAAATTTAATGGGTCAGGAAGTTTTTGTAAAATACAATCCTAATTCAAATAAGACTCAGATTGATTTATCATCTTTCAATAAGGGTTTGTATATTATTAATGTAAAAACAACAAAAAATAACTTTATTGATAAAATAGTAATTGAATAA
- a CDS encoding class I SAM-dependent methyltransferase translates to MNLIKSIYRFLNPKFQNLFMEYKVDFKPRYGHGNPPHADLYSIINSNRDIYKGLLSKALDHKESFWEIRDSKIENDSMKPSWNNGYLPGLDIIGIYTMFAEYKPNKYIEIGSGNSTKVAFKAKNENNLTTEIISIDPMPRAEIDNLANKIIRKPFENIDYNILNELNENDILFVDNSHRILPNSDSMVFYLEILPKLKKGVIVHIHDIYLPYDYPQFMCNRFYSEQYGLAMYLLANPKKYKPILPNYFIFKDKELSKLIEPIWNHSNLKGVERHGGSFWVKINDF, encoded by the coding sequence ATGAATTTAATCAAAAGTATTTACAGATTTCTAAATCCAAAGTTTCAAAATTTATTCATGGAATATAAAGTAGATTTCAAACCGAGGTATGGTCATGGAAATCCACCTCATGCAGATTTGTATTCAATAATTAATTCGAATCGTGATATTTACAAAGGTTTATTATCGAAAGCACTTGATCACAAAGAATCTTTCTGGGAAATTAGGGATTCAAAAATAGAAAATGATTCTATGAAACCATCCTGGAATAATGGATATTTACCTGGGTTAGATATTATTGGTATCTATACAATGTTTGCCGAGTATAAACCAAATAAATATATAGAGATAGGTTCAGGTAATTCAACAAAAGTTGCCTTCAAAGCTAAAAACGAAAACAATTTAACAACAGAAATAATTTCAATAGATCCAATGCCTCGTGCAGAAATTGATAATTTGGCAAATAAAATTATCAGAAAGCCTTTTGAAAACATTGATTATAATATTTTAAATGAATTAAACGAAAATGATATTTTATTTGTAGATAATTCACACAGAATTTTACCAAATTCTGATTCAATGGTTTTTTATCTTGAAATTTTACCAAAATTAAAAAAAGGTGTGATTGTTCATATTCATGATATTTATTTACCTTATGACTATCCGCAATTTATGTGTAACAGGTTTTATTCTGAGCAATATGGATTAGCCATGTATCTACTTGCAAATCCAAAGAAATATAAACCAATATTACCTAATTATTTTATTTTTAAAGATAAAGAACTTAGCAAATTAATAGAACCAATATGGAATCATTCAAATTTAAAAGGTGTTGAAAGACACGGTGGTTCTTTTTGGGTAAAAATTAATGATTTTTAA